Proteins from a genomic interval of Paenibacillus thermoaerophilus:
- a CDS encoding sensor domain-containing diguanylate cyclase: MNDPNNFSFVDMTCSVPALSSEASLPEAALSGFYDWLARLSERAEAPSGCWVLADSQGKLLAAEGGAPAGELRERSAADDGSRDELAAFFRRFASHAFGVAGDFPFGEYRACGVPVQLRADNAPTALVFIAPPEVVSAIADRIGLLAFALEACCREAVKREEARKQSLLYEAAAQLHAKIDVDSVLSETLSFIRRVYPFADVELYLSQDRTSQLPVKLLNFQNIADDPCTQAFMSGKTVVQAGEDGAQPVVAVPLRGPQGVYGVMRLEFGSPPDADDLRLVASLADTAGSAFENARLYEQSNMLIHELQVINEITKRLTQSLKLSDIYQFASNELIHIFGAEFCCILELDTASRRMIVQASNLPAMFNEHFSIDYGFAGMVYKTQEPIIISDYTRNPKVKSKLMEITGSRSLIASPIIVGSEVRGAILVAHRIPNFFSYDNFKLLQVLSGHIGLAMSNASLHAEVRRMAVTDHLTGLYVRRYLDEQIAMQQRKDLCGTLVLIDVDNFKMINDTYGHQVGDRVLIQISSVIRSCIRETDIPVRWGGEELAVYLPQVRVDQALRVADRIRTQVAQVTDPRVTISCGLADWSKESERQAVEALFQRADVALYQAKEAGKNNIQIAR; this comes from the coding sequence ATGAACGATCCAAACAACTTCTCATTCGTCGATATGACCTGTTCCGTGCCTGCTTTGTCAAGCGAAGCCTCCCTTCCGGAGGCCGCTTTGTCGGGGTTTTACGATTGGCTGGCGCGTCTGTCGGAACGAGCCGAAGCGCCGTCCGGCTGCTGGGTGCTGGCGGATTCCCAAGGCAAGCTGCTGGCGGCCGAGGGAGGGGCTCCCGCTGGCGAGCTGCGCGAACGGTCCGCGGCGGACGACGGTTCGCGGGACGAGCTGGCCGCGTTTTTCCGGCGGTTTGCGTCGCATGCTTTCGGCGTTGCGGGTGACTTCCCGTTCGGCGAATACCGCGCCTGCGGGGTGCCCGTCCAGCTCCGGGCGGACAATGCCCCGACGGCGCTTGTGTTTATCGCGCCTCCGGAAGTTGTCTCGGCCATAGCCGACCGGATCGGGCTGCTGGCGTTCGCGTTGGAGGCTTGCTGCCGGGAGGCGGTCAAGCGGGAGGAAGCGCGCAAGCAGTCGCTGTTATACGAGGCGGCGGCGCAACTGCATGCCAAAATCGACGTTGATTCGGTATTGTCGGAGACGCTCTCGTTTATCCGGCGCGTGTACCCGTTCGCCGACGTGGAGCTGTATTTGTCCCAGGACCGCACCTCCCAGTTGCCCGTCAAGCTGCTGAATTTCCAAAACATCGCCGACGATCCGTGCACGCAAGCGTTCATGAGCGGCAAAACGGTTGTCCAGGCCGGAGAAGACGGCGCGCAGCCCGTGGTCGCAGTCCCGCTGCGCGGACCGCAGGGCGTATACGGCGTCATGCGGCTGGAGTTCGGCTCGCCGCCCGATGCGGACGATCTTCGTCTGGTCGCCAGCCTGGCGGATACGGCCGGCTCCGCCTTCGAGAACGCAAGGCTGTACGAGCAGTCCAATATGCTGATTCACGAGCTGCAGGTGATCAACGAGATCACCAAGCGGCTCACGCAAAGCCTGAAGCTGAGCGACATTTACCAATTCGCGTCCAACGAGCTGATCCATATTTTCGGCGCCGAGTTTTGCTGCATTCTCGAATTGGACACGGCGTCCCGGCGCATGATCGTGCAGGCCAGCAACCTTCCGGCGATGTTCAACGAGCATTTTTCGATCGATTACGGCTTCGCGGGCATGGTGTACAAAACGCAGGAACCGATCATCATATCCGATTATACGCGCAATCCGAAAGTCAAATCCAAGCTGATGGAGATTACGGGCTCCCGCTCCCTGATCGCCAGCCCGATCATCGTGGGCTCGGAGGTGCGGGGAGCGATTTTGGTGGCGCACCGGATTCCGAACTTTTTCTCCTACGACAACTTCAAGCTGCTGCAGGTGCTGTCGGGCCATATCGGCCTGGCGATGTCCAATGCGTCGCTGCATGCCGAGGTGCGGCGAATGGCGGTGACCGACCATTTGACGGGACTTTACGTGAGGCGTTATCTGGACGAGCAGATCGCCATGCAGCAGCGCAAGGATTTGTGCGGAACGCTGGTGCTGATCGATGTCGACAATTTCAAAATGATCAACGACACGTACGGGCATCAGGTCGGGGATCGGGTGCTGATCCAGATCAGCTCGGTGATCCGTTCGTGTATCCGCGAAACCGACATTCCGGTGCGGTGGGGCGGAGAGGAGCTGGCCGTGTATTTGCCGCAGGTGCGCGTCGATCAGGCTCTGCGAGTCGCGGACCGCATTCGCACGCAGGTGGCGCAGGTGACCGATCCCCGGGTAACGATCTCCTGCGGCTTGGCCGACTGGAGCAAGGAGTCGGAGAGGCAAGCGGTCGAGGCGCTGTTCCAGCGGGCGGACGTCGCGCTGTATCAAGCGAAGGAAGCGGGCAAAAACAACATTCAAATCGCGCGGTGA
- the tyrS gene encoding tyrosine--tRNA ligase, producing MSESTAWKQLTDEQRREVERQLDILRRGTAEIVPEDGLREKLAASVRDGRPLRVKLGLDPSAPDIHIGHTVVLHKLRQFQELGHQIQLLIGDFTGRIGDPTGKSETRKPLTEEDVKRNAATYKQQIFKILDPESTQVHFNADWLSPLTFADVLQLSAKVTVARMLERDDFTKRFTNNQPISLVEFFYPLMQGYDSVALESDVELGGTDQKFNLLMGRTLQQAYGQSPQVTIMMPLLEGLDGVNKMSKSLGNYIGIDEEPNQIYGKAMSVPDELMLKYFELATSVSNEELAEIRTGLSDGTIHPRDLKMRLARTFVEMFHGPDAAAEAERHFVTVFQKREIPDEIDVVELPAEALENGKIRLTKLLVELGLQSSNGEARRSVQQGAVKINGEKQDDPLAELEPRDGDIVQVGKRKFARIKRS from the coding sequence ATGTCGGAATCAACCGCATGGAAGCAGTTAACGGACGAACAGCGCCGCGAAGTCGAGCGGCAGCTTGACATTTTGCGCCGGGGAACCGCGGAGATCGTGCCGGAGGACGGCCTGCGCGAGAAGCTGGCGGCTTCGGTCCGGGACGGGCGGCCGCTCCGGGTCAAGCTCGGGCTGGACCCGTCCGCTCCCGACATTCATATCGGCCATACGGTCGTTCTGCACAAGCTGCGCCAGTTCCAGGAGCTCGGACATCAGATTCAACTGCTGATCGGCGACTTTACCGGCCGGATCGGCGATCCGACCGGCAAGTCGGAGACGCGCAAGCCGCTGACCGAGGAGGACGTCAAACGCAACGCGGCGACGTACAAGCAGCAGATTTTCAAAATTCTCGATCCCGAATCGACGCAGGTTCACTTCAACGCCGATTGGCTGAGCCCGCTGACGTTCGCCGACGTGCTGCAATTGTCCGCCAAAGTGACGGTGGCGCGCATGCTGGAGCGCGACGATTTCACGAAGCGGTTCACGAACAACCAGCCGATCAGCCTCGTGGAGTTTTTCTACCCGCTCATGCAGGGATATGACTCCGTCGCGCTGGAAAGCGACGTGGAGCTCGGCGGAACCGACCAGAAGTTCAATCTGCTGATGGGGCGGACGCTGCAGCAGGCTTACGGCCAAAGTCCGCAGGTCACCATCATGATGCCGCTGCTGGAGGGACTGGACGGCGTCAATAAAATGAGCAAAAGCCTCGGCAACTACATCGGCATCGACGAAGAACCGAACCAGATTTACGGCAAGGCGATGTCCGTCCCGGACGAGCTGATGCTCAAGTATTTCGAACTGGCGACATCCGTCAGCAACGAAGAGCTCGCGGAGATTCGGACAGGGTTGTCCGACGGCACGATTCATCCGCGCGACCTGAAGATGCGGCTTGCCCGCACGTTCGTCGAAATGTTCCACGGCCCGGACGCGGCGGCGGAAGCGGAACGGCATTTTGTGACCGTCTTCCAGAAGCGCGAAATTCCGGACGAGATCGATGTGGTGGAGCTGCCGGCGGAGGCGCTGGAGAACGGAAAAATCCGCCTGACGAAGCTGCTGGTCGAGCTGGGCTTGCAGTCGTCAAACGGGGAAGCCCGCCGCAGCGTGCAGCAGGGCGCCGTGAAAATCAACGGGGAGAAGCAGGATGATCCGCTTGCCGAACTGGAACCCCGGGACGGGGACATCGTTCAGGTGGGCAAACGCAAGTTCGCCAGAATCAAGCGGAGCTAA
- the rpsD gene encoding 30S ribosomal protein S4 has translation MARYTGPKWKLSRRLGISLSGTGKELSKRPFPPGQHGNNNRRKISGYGAQLQEKQKLRHMYGLSEKQFRNLFERASKLKGIVGENFMFLLESRLDNLVYRLGLANSRAGARQLVAHGHVTVNGRKVDIPSYTVQPGDVIGLRERSRNLSVIKEALAGRHHIPNYLEFNDTTLEGKYVRLPERSELTDQIDEKQIVEFYSR, from the coding sequence ATGGCACGTTATACGGGTCCGAAATGGAAACTGAGCCGCCGTCTGGGCATCTCCCTGAGCGGCACCGGCAAAGAACTGAGCAAACGTCCGTTCCCTCCGGGACAACACGGCAACAACAACCGCAGAAAAATCAGCGGCTACGGCGCGCAATTGCAAGAAAAACAAAAACTGCGCCATATGTACGGCCTGAGCGAAAAGCAATTCCGCAACCTGTTCGAGCGCGCAAGCAAACTGAAAGGTATCGTCGGCGAAAACTTCATGTTCCTGCTTGAAAGCCGTCTGGACAATCTCGTGTACCGTCTCGGCCTGGCAAACTCCCGTGCGGGAGCCCGCCAACTGGTCGCTCACGGTCACGTAACGGTTAACGGCCGCAAAGTGGACATCCCGTCCTACACGGTGCAGCCGGGCGACGTGATCGGTCTCCGCGAGCGCAGCCGCAACCTGTCGGTGATCAAGGAAGCGCTGGCCGGCCGTCATCACATCCCGAACTATCTGGAATTCAACGACACGACTCTCGAAGGCAAATACGTCCGTCTTCCGGAGCGTTCGGAGCTTACCGACCAAATCGACGAAAAACAAATCGTCGAGTTCTACAGCCGTTAA
- a CDS encoding cupin domain-containing protein, whose product MSNIGVWEPAEPGVRRKILTVGESIMNMVVEFEAGAEGYEHSHPHEQLTYVLSGSFEFRIGGEKRIVLAGESIYIPSGVRHGVTALEAGALHDAFTPVREDLVKR is encoded by the coding sequence ATGTCCAACATCGGCGTATGGGAGCCGGCCGAACCGGGCGTCCGCCGCAAAATTTTGACGGTCGGCGAGTCGATCATGAACATGGTGGTCGAGTTCGAAGCGGGGGCGGAAGGGTACGAGCATTCCCATCCTCACGAGCAGTTGACGTATGTGCTGTCCGGTTCGTTCGAATTCCGCATCGGCGGAGAGAAGCGGATCGTCTTGGCGGGAGAGAGCATCTACATTCCGTCCGGCGTGCGGCACGGCGTAACGGCGCTTGAAGCCGGCGCTCTGCACGACGCCTTTACTCCCGTACGCGAGGACCTGGTCAAGCGCTGA